In Lytechinus variegatus isolate NC3 chromosome 6, Lvar_3.0, whole genome shotgun sequence, the DNA window AATGCTTTCTTGGAAACGCTTTTATAATATTGTAAGACATCAAATGTGGACATTTCCATGAAATAGTTTTCAAACTTTCCAGACTAAAAAATTTGTACAATATTGCAGGAGGAATATACAAACCGtttaaaaatgtgcaaaaaaatTATGAGGCATATAAAGAAGAGTAACATTATGCGACAAGTGCAGTATAAAGCCGTAAGGctggaatggggggggggtataagaATGTAATAGCAAAATACTATGAAGACATTTTATAACATGTTAATGCTTTCGTGGAAACGCTCTTACAACATTGTACAGGCATCGAATgtagatattttcatgaaatatttcaaaagtttagactaaatattttggatattttgagatttttttggTAAGAATACACGAAGAGGATAATTACCTCACCAATCAAAtactgcacagcaaaaactgtggtgttatccggtgtacatagaggacaacaccagttattttacaccggtgttaaattggtggtgttagttttacacctataggtgttattacaacaccttttgttgttacatttacactctttggtgttatgtttaatctctagggtgtaattttaacacctcagggtgtggtcctctattaacaccaattggtgtcagttttaacaccgcagtttttacagtgtaatataATAAAACGTGCATGTTTATATCAAGTCCTTATGAAACGGTACCCGGATATTTTCAAAGTAACATAAATTTTTTATCACAAAGTTATTCAACAGTCTGACattctgcatacatgtatattctacaTAATTCTACCCCACACACACTTTTCTGTGTACATGTACGACAATATAAAAATTGCAAAGACATAGAAGTATAGTACAGAACAATCCTCGAGTTGAACTTCATAAATTATTCtacactgccccccccccctgacgagcttgaaaacctattttgcccccctccccccccccacaagcTTTTTCTGGTGCGataattgaagacctttttcatttaagacccttttttttttttacttgtcaattttttttctggtacgaaaacTTATTCATGATTgcagaccttttttttttgcttgtccaatttttcagcggacggttttgccccccccccccctgtggaaaatcctacatgtacatgtggccTACATTAATAATCTATTCTACATTTACATAATACacattcaaaaaatatttccattcaCGTCCGTATTGATATGTATCGATCACATTCTGCGCATGCGATGTGTGCGATTTTCTGCACAAATAATCAAGCTGGCCCCGGGAGCTGGCCAAATCACCTGGTCATTTTTTATCAGTTCGTTCAAGGAAGACATAATGATGACTGATTGAGTGACCTCTGCCTTTAACGGACTGATGATGTATGACATGTTGGAAAATAATTGCCTATACAGTCACTGGCGGATGCAGGGAAGGGGCAAAGCCGGCCggcgtgccccccccccttgagaagcaaaatttaaatttgcactgtaaaaatgccattaaaacagaagtgtgcccccccccccttgaaagtgaagaccatttttcttttggcttgtcaaattttcctcggaaaaatgtgccctCCTCCTTTTGGagaatcctggatccgcccctgtatagAGTACATGAGTATACAGATGTTCGAATTATTCGAGGTAAGCCCTAAGTATCAACGCACAATTACTTTAATAATTGGGTTAACTTTATATCACATAAACACGCGTGTATGTAGATACAGTCCTAATGAGACTCTGGGAGAGTATTCTCGCAACCAACTCGCCAATTAATTGCCAACCAGAACGTGACATACGCCTATAAAATTATAGTGTTGTTGACTATTTTCAACGGGcattgtggctcagtggtagagcgcccgcctCATCATGAAcggaaggtcgtgggttcgatccccgacccagtcataccaaagacttatgaaaatgggaccttctgccttcttgtctAACGcccagcatttagattggagaagggtaataataacatgcaaATATAGATAGtacccgctggtagagcagtttcataactgaagtggctaccctaggTAAATAAAACGTAATTATCATCTTGATTCTCAAACAGCCATCACTTTTTGTATTCGTTGCCCGATTTCTGTTCTTAAAGCTGGCAATGTCTTCTTTTTCTGATATTTCTCTTATGTTGAATCTCAATACCCGTTGAACGTTTTCAACGAAGTCCTCTTAATACAAGCCCAATGGTTCACGAGGCCAATGGTCCACGAGAGCGAGGGTTCACGCGAGGACGAGGCCaaattttctcatattttttgtgtattgCCACTTATTACGACTAATATATTGTTTAGGGTTTAATTTACATGAATAGGTAGGTTACATGTATAAAGTCAGAAGTCTTCAATATTGACGTAGACGAACATCCGGGACGaacatattgataaaattaaagaaaagatgAGAAGAAACGCGGACCCTAACCATTTCaactattaaaataaaaaggtaaTGATGGTTTATTCCAGGAGGCCACTCAACGTTATTGCTGCACAAACACGTGACCGCAGGATTTTCAAACCCACCCCAAACAAGTTTTATCATTTGGTCAAATCTACACCCTACTCAAGTATTTTCGCGTgcatttttgacaattttgccCCCTAAACAAGTGCAACTCATCTCTTTTTGACACCCTGCTAAACACGTCACGCGCGTGATGTGGcatgataacaaaattatgctagattttttttttcaatcgcgcgtgtgtacagcaatatagatgagtgccccccccccccggggggccGATTTATTTCTCATTTGATCTTTCACCTAAGaattaatacaaaacaaaatatatacatgtatattgcaataGGTAATAATCATAAATCGTTTAAATATTTACCATCAATACATAATCTTTGAACATGAAGGAAGAGGAAGTATATATGGAGAAATAAATTGagattgccaatttgaattgctCTAGAAAAATGATATACTTTTAAGTGGCGTGTTCATAAGTGGCGTGTTCACACGCaagtttaaaatataaaaaggtTGAGATCAATAGTTCcaatttaaaatcaattaatgcCTGTCACATCTAGTCTGCTGTACATCTCCGTCACTTGATttaaagggtctgaatgtgcagcctataatgccttgtgtactgaaggcctaAGGCAGCAAGTATTATGTGCTACAtgtagtctttgcgtggagacccaGTTGCAGGTCAAAGTCTCAATCAGGGTATGTGGAGTAGCGTTTTGTAAATGCGTAAACGCATTTCTCTACCGAGAACTGAGTCCATGGCAAGAGAAGAAATCTAACTTTCTGCTTTTTCACATGGTACAAAGATCAGTATCTTTCCCTATTACATATCAAGCCTCTCGATCTatatatgtacactgtatgtatcatgttttattgttttattcatatcaaatatgtaaTACTATCTCATTATTGcaaatatgattattactgatcatcattttaatataataatattataataaaaatatataataataatattattcttGTTATTCTTATCACTGCTAatagtatattattattattgattaaccttattatcattattattatcattatcattatcattattattattattattattattactattattattattatcattattatcattattattattattacgacTTGAGGTTTTATCCCATGAAATTTTCTTTGCAGCCTAAGTCAGTGTTTTGTATACTGATTGTGTGTTTTCCTGAATAAATTGAGCAATGTACTTTTCAGAATATATACTCGACTAACATTTCAAGTCTTATATTGCtacaatacataaaaaatgttgtgaattcaataaaaatggttAATTGTGATGAGAGAAGATACTTTGTACAAAATTTTACTTAATGGTGGTCTTGTGTGAACACAGCTTCAAGTATCAGATTTACATTCCCCATTAAAGCCACTCATGTTGAGACttgtttctataatttttaTTAGACTCCCTCCGTGGGAATGACTTCTCTTGCACTGGGGCTCGGGGCAAATTTGTCCTGAAAATGGAGCCAAAGCTCTGGAAGACAGAAAGGAGCCCAGAAATTAAAATTGGGTCTAAGTAAACTCTAAACTATACAACGAAATCTGGTTGAATGAACTTGAAAAGGCAAAAgcaccccaagaaaaaaaatgtcattgccCCCTCCCTACTCTTTTGAATAAGACTTCCACAGGTCAAAAGCTTGTCATCATCTCAGTGAAAATCTGGATTCTTATTGGCTAATGAGCAATTTTGCAATTGTAGATCTTCAATACCTGAAACATCTTAGGACACAAGGTAATTTTTAAAAGTGGTATTTGTGAGAATTGGTAGTACTTTGGGACTTTTGGATCTGATATAGGTGGAAGTATGGAGGTATTGTAAATTCAATCGGACATGGAACATAAAAAGGAACAAAAGTCAgctgaaaaatgaaatcattttcaatgttGCTGATGAAACAAGCTtggtaatttttcatttaaattctgAAATTACATTATCAGCCATTTGACTCGTCATAACATGGATCCACTCCTCATGATGTattaacatttttcttcaatatgaaaattaaGAATGAACATTGCCATTTTGATAAGAAAAACAGATATAAAAGTCTTCACCTAATTAACGCTCTCTGTTTTGGTTTAATCTGTCGATATGCAAAGACATCGGGGAGcatttcacacaaaaaaataataattttcactgttacatgctactgaaatccttgcatgtgATTGGTTCGgagcaaatttgtcagtgaatGATCAATGAAAAGACAATTCATGAAACACTACCCTGATGTCATCTCTCTGACTCAAAATCAAGATTTGATCTGTAAACATTAGATAAAGAGATCCTCTTCTAAAGAATTTAATCTCTTATTTCTGTTTGCAGAACAAGAGATTTATCTATCAATAGATACCTGTACTTTAATAGGGAGTTTTGCAATTATAAGAACATTGATGTACAAATCAAAGAAGGAAAAGCTGACTTTTGAAATTATATAGTCTTGTTGACAAaaccattttttaaatcttgatGAGTATTACCCGGTATTCATTGTAGGTGTCTGCAGTAAATAAACATCTAGTTCAATATATTATGGTTCATAAACAGGTGCGGCAGAAGCGGGGGGAGGGGTgtggggcttcagccccccacttttttccaaaaccgtgtacaaaaacgtaaaaattaccatatgattgtgattatttgcatggtcccccccccctctaaaaagaAGGGAATTCATATTTGAATGAGACTTTTCATGAGTAAATCTATCATTGAAGGCATATCTCCTTATAAAAGATAAATTACTGCTGGCTCATTAAACAAGCTTTCTTTTCTTTGCAATatgaatttcttctttcaaACCATCTTAAGTGCATATAGGCACTTGAtagtattattttcatatactaGAATAGTTATTGTGCAATTCCTTTGAAGCGAGTTGATAATATTAAAGCATGTAGTCAACACTCAAGTGTCTTGATTACCACAACCTTTGTAAAAACGGGATTGtgttcatttctttattttaaaaattgtttaaagTTTAAATCTGATACAAGTCTTGAAAACACATTAACGGATAAACTGacgatttgtctattgccaactcctccactcatcacatggtctaccttcatttagtctaatgtcatTCTGTGACTTCcgttcatcaacatttcatctaagtatcaaccattaggtccaataaccatttggcaTCTAATCACCAGTGCATCTATGatcatttcatctaataaccagttggtctaatacccattttctttccattcatttcaccCAATTATCACttatccaattagaccaaatggttcaTGGACAGAATGGATAtttgaccaactggttattggaCGAAaaggtgagtggacgaaatggcaattagaccatgtggatagtggacgaattgatgatagaccaaatgatagtagacgaattggcattagacgaattgaaaataaacctgtacatgtatgaggcTTGCTATGATATACGCAGAGAATTCACACATGTTCCTGCTGTCTTTCTGGCAAGGTTTGGCacatactttttatttcaaatggaACCACTCTCTTGTCCAGTTCAAGATGAATTCAATAGGATGGAGTATGGCTCATTAATTTGTAAACTGAACATTGAATATGATTCCATATAATATAACCCAGTTTGTTGATACATTGACTGGAGAATCCTTAGGAAAATATTCAGTATCAATAACTGACACTTGAGAGATTAGCTGAATTATAATGTTACTCTATAATCAGCAGAGAATTAAGCCTTTTTTGTAAGTCCTCCACGACCCTAAAGAATACATCTGTTACACTAGACCCCTCTTCCCTATATAGTTACTACTTTACCCAAATATCCAGACCTTTCACTTAAATTTCAACTGTGCACCAGGGGCCTGTTTTcgcaggtaaaaagttttatgcaacgggacccAGATGGCAAAGGGAACTAGGACAGATTGTAGTACAAAAACAGTTTATATAATGGGGAAGATTTAGCTTGTAACACATATTTTATTACTTACGTTAAAAACGCGTCATCGTATCAGATttctgacctttgaccttcatgcTCGTTCGAGGAGGCGGTTCCAAGGCCTCGTCTTTGCCATCCAAGGATACATTCCCTGAGCTTCCATGGCTTGAATTAAGCGATGACTGCGACTTGCCACGTAGGACCCTGGGAGGTGCTGAAGGTCTGGATGGCTTTTGGCTCGGAGCGGGGGACTCCCCGTCGCTGTTTGGCATGGTTTCCAGCGGGGGTGGGCGTGGCGGCTTGGTACCAGTCGGTGTCCCCGGGGTGTCGGGTTGATCAACACTCTTTTGCCTGTCTCTGGGTTTCTTGGCGGACTTGTCAATGGTGCTGTAGACTGGTTCTGCGGTAGGAGGTGGTGGCGGCTTCTGATCGGGGCGGGGGCTTGCCACGTTTGTCGACGATTCCGTAGGCAAGGGTTTGATGTCGATGGACTCGTAATCGAGAGAGTGATCATCCTCCTTGTGATCGTTATACTCCTCAGCTGTTGGGAAATTATCATCATACGACGGAACCTGCTGACTTTGTGAGAATTCTTTAGATACCTTCTTGTCTTTGACCTGTGCGTATGCAACGTCGACCGCAACATGGGTTGGTTCGTCGCTAGAAGAACCAAGTCTAAGGTACCCATCCTCATCCACAGTGAGCTTGCTCAAGGAGCTTTTGGGAAGCACTACATCCTGAACAAACCTTCGCTGCCTAATAAATTCATCGAAACACCCAGTCACAAGGACTTCATATGCGCTGTTCTGTCTCGTGTATACAAGTGCATGAATGAACTCGGGAAAGTAATACCTTGTGATGCACAGGTCCATGAAATTCTTATCACTGGGGTCCCTGCATTGCAGTAGTTTTTGATAGTCCTTTCCCTCAGTCTCTTCTGCAGCATTGTCCTTGTCCTTGGACTTTATCCACAGCGAGCAGACTTTAGATGCAATGTCTTCGCGGATCTGCATTGCCATCACACTATCGCTTGTCAGCTCGAAGACACTGACACGCGAAACACCGTTCTCATCATTCTGCGGGTTCTCTGCCAGGATGGTGTGTAGAGTTTCAATGTTCATGGTATAAACACGGATCGCTGCTGCTTTCAAAGGCACCAGGGCATACACCTTGGTGCCTTTCTTAAGCATCTTGTATTTTATATCGATAAGATCGATACCAACGGCCTGTAGTGTCTGGGGATCCAAACCTCCCTCGGATCCTTTGATGAAGTCCCAAAAAGGCAAGGCCTTTCTGGCGTTGAGATCCTTGAGGATTTTCTCAATGTCTTCGGCTGCCATGGTGATGACCTCACCTGACCCAATGATAGTATCtataaataaatggaaagaaAGTTGACATAAAACAAATGAAGTTGGCCAAGAAGGACCAGGGGAGGAGGATTTGCAGCAAAAGTTTTATCACAATGATTTCCATAGGgttccttttcatgataaagatCTTGGAAATACAGTTTAATCAAAGATGTTCTGAAATTAAAGAATCAAtgactttaaagggatggtccgcgCTGAATACATTGGAGTAGAATTCACAgaggaaaatgctgaaaatttcatcaaaattgggtaacaaataaataacaaagttattgatttttatcaatattttgtgaaaatagtcaaaagcacattgtcatgaagattcattaggtaggctgatgatgtcatatcccaactttcacttttcttatgttattacatgaaatcattttttcacaCATGTGTAttatgtctccattatgatgaaatacatTGTAAGTTACGGCAATAAATGAGTAATGTACTTTATTAggtgtcaatccaattgttttatttcttggtaaaaaaaatgaataaatctaatttcatataattaaataaaataaagaacaagtaGGGATATCACAtgatcagcccacctaatgaatattcatgaagacatgcctagaatcttttaaccaaaataatgcaaaccttttttaattcaataaatttgttatttgtgatccgattttgatcaaattctcagtattttgttctgtgaattttattctattttatggagattaaatatttttagcctTTTGTTGAGTAAAATTACAGACATTTCCTTGGGAGCCttcatgatgtttttttttgtaaagccTCCATTTCTAGATTGCAAAATTTTGCCCCCAAGACAATGACCGTGGACCCAGACGCCCTGTCGACTCCAAGACGGCCCTGGgcttgtttcatgaaaaattattgTCTTTCCATTAATGCCAATTGCCCACAATCATTacattgattattatggcatatggacgtcaagattgacttgacctTAATCTTGCTGGGACcagcaggtgcaatacaccgggtaaacaccctactctttgactaatagtgtattggttttaacggTTGTGACTTTCTATAatacacgggaccaacatttgcatcctttccgatggacggaTTGAGAGTTTTCCAACAGCATTCACATCTGCACTGAAAATAGTGCTGAGGCACGCCTACACACAATGCTATAGcatcaaatttgcaataacactgttttaagctactgaaattagCATTGTGTATGAGcgtgcctcaccactgtattcagtgcaggtgtgaatgcagttggaaaacactccgtccatcggaaaggacgcaaatgttggtcccgtgtataggagagtcataacctatgcacgttaaaaccaatacactattcgtaaaagagtagggtgttcacccagtgtattgcacctgccggtccCGGTAAGTAAGTTCAATCTTGACGTCcatatgccataataatcaatatgattgtgggcattaacagaaagacaagacaaattgttaaataaatccccagagatggttattcctgtctacataAAGCAAAGCTTTTTGTCATTCAGAGCTCTGTCTTCAGAGTTCAGACTATAGTAGACAgcttatatcataaccttgttcttGAATGAGtggtagacagctggcagccgtctgtttcgaggagttttccaacatattttttttttttttactttgtgagTGGAGCCAGCGGAGTTCAGTGGAAGAGAGACGGGAGCTTGGTCTATACTAGTATAACAGTAGCTAGAAATATACTATATATAGACTATATTTCTAGCTACAAAAATCAAACTGTTTGGGTGGATCTATAGTCACAGATCGACACAAACAGTTTGATTTTTGTACTTGAATTGGGCATTGCCCGTACAGTAGCAACAGGACAGTACAGTCGACAAAACTCTCATTCATGTCCGCCGAAACTCTCCCGGTCAAGTTGATCTCTCACCCCGAGTCATACTCAAAATAGGAAGCCAGTGCTGCAAAGTGCAAGGTGGCCAAAATAATAACGCCACAATTGCAATTAGCAGATCCACACGGTGGTGTGATCATTAGACGTGAAGATCATTACCGTACTACTGTCAAACTTTCACTGAATAAAGTAGAATTTAACTCACCAAAATTTCCCCGAATAAATTACCAGTTTTCTACTCGTCCAACGGTACGTGTCCTTGGCCTGGTAATGCAATGCGCTAGTGGTTGAGCTCAGCTCTGTTTGCGGAAGTAAATTGATAGATAATTCCAACGTGGGCATCCACCAGGCAGGCAGTGCAGTGCGTGTGATACATACATATTGTTCACGTACGTTGTGCGATGATTTGATATGCCACGCCCCCTTTTCTTTGTAATAGTAATGTAACTTCTTTCGATGGGGCGGCGgtgatggaggggggggggggggtggaacgGGGTGAACCTATGATAGACCAAATATATTCTCTCCCCACCAGCCGTGCATTCTGTATTCAAGagacacacatttttttttatttcaaagaagaGCTTTACATGGCCCTTGCATTTCCCAAAAGGAACAAATTCCAGAagatttctaatatttttttgtaggcCGTTACGAGTTTCACTAAATCTATACCCCCCTCGATTCCCTTCTCATCAATAGTCTGCAGGCagatacatcatatctagaacgaatattacttttacagaaaaaggcattgcgcgttatttttaatatgtcctGGAGATCCCACACAGACCAATTgtttattgacaataaaatcttaaaagtaaaaacattatatcaatataacttgggtcaatttatgtatcaattaaataataatatgctaccatcaatctttgattcttcatttaataaaaacaaaactattcataaatatcctacacgtcaatccgaggaatttcattttcctctaccccggacaattcttgccaaatctatcttcactttcgaaggccctcgactttggggcactcttgataatactatcaaagattccccaagcctaaattcttttaaatttaagttgaaaaagtttctccaagatactcgttagtttttttaactcttcatcactcatacattatatttttcatatatactcagcactacgagctgtgaaatatgatatttttcgttttcctgttgatccGTAAATTCGCTGTGAGTGTTGGGGCAAGAATCTGGAGACCACTGATCTtgctattttctctcatttctatttctttctttttattcttttaaactaTTCATTCAGATAGTTTTACGTTCAAATTTCTACCATgttgtgtttgtgttttgtttatattcttcatacgtatgttataggaggctgcatcctacaagcttcgctttttagcagcctcctccgtttccgacctgttatATCTTGagtattatacataataagtttctttgttttattgattataattatatcacgatgtatgtaacaaaactattgtaaatgtaaaagattgttggaaatggaaaaaataaatgaaatgaaatgaagtcaTTGGTTTTTCACAATTTGCATATATGGTGCATAATGCGGAGTCTGAAGTTGTGTGTATAGATTCACTActtgtatgtatatattgtcGTTGCCTTTAAATATTCT includes these proteins:
- the LOC121417347 gene encoding uncharacterized protein LOC121417347, which produces MAAEDIEKILKDLNARKALPFWDFIKGSEGGLDPQTLQAVGIDLIDIKYKMLKKGTKVYALVPLKAAAIRVYTMNIETLHTILAENPQNDENGVSRVSVFELTSDSVMAMQIREDIASKVCSLWIKSKDKDNAAEETEGKDYQKLLQCRDPSDKNFMDLCITRYYFPEFIHALVYTRQNSAYEVLVTGCFDEFIRQRRFVQDVVLPKSSLSKLTVDEDGYLRLGSSSDEPTHVAVDVAYAQVKDKKVSKEFSQSQQVPSYDDNFPTAEEYNDHKEDDHSLDYESIDIKPLPTESSTNVASPRPDQKPPPPPTAEPVYSTIDKSAKKPRDRQKSVDQPDTPGTPTGTKPPRPPPLETMPNSDGESPAPSQKPSRPSAPPRVLRGKSQSSLNSSHGSSGNVSLDGKDEALEPPPRTSMKVKGQKSDTMTRF